Proteins from a genomic interval of Nostoc sp. TCL240-02:
- a CDS encoding thiamine phosphate synthase, translating into MVEPYSQKEQVQQVVYRILDANLDRAREGLRIIEEWCRFGLNNAQLALECKRLRQELAKWHTPELRAARDTPGDPGTELTHPQEEERASIKSVLQANFCRVEEALRVLEEYSKLYQPNIAKACKQMRYQVYTLESNLMGHQRHQLLWRSHLYLVTSPNENLLNNVEAALKGGLTLLQYRDKTADDSLRLEQARKLRQLCHIYGALFIVNDRVDLALAIDADGVHLGQQDMPITVARQLLGSQRLIGLSTTNKEEMQGAIAEGVDYIGVGPVYETPTKAGKAATGLEYVSYAAKNCSIPWFAIGGIDANNINDVIDAGAKRVAVVRSLMQAEQPTLVTQYLLSQLNRIKPEL; encoded by the coding sequence ATGGTCGAGCCATACAGCCAAAAAGAGCAAGTACAGCAAGTTGTCTATCGCATTTTAGATGCCAATTTAGACCGCGCTCGTGAAGGCTTGCGAATTATTGAAGAATGGTGTCGCTTTGGCTTGAATAATGCCCAGTTAGCTCTTGAATGCAAGCGCCTACGACAAGAATTAGCCAAGTGGCATACCCCAGAATTACGAGCGGCGCGAGACACACCAGGCGATCCTGGGACTGAGTTAACTCATCCTCAAGAAGAAGAACGAGCTAGTATAAAATCAGTATTGCAAGCTAACTTTTGCCGTGTCGAAGAAGCATTGCGAGTGTTGGAAGAATACAGCAAGCTTTATCAGCCAAATATAGCTAAAGCTTGTAAGCAGATGCGCTATCAGGTTTATACCCTAGAAAGTAATTTAATGGGTCATCAGCGCCATCAATTGTTGTGGCGATCGCATTTATATCTTGTTACTTCCCCGAATGAAAATTTGTTGAATAACGTCGAAGCTGCACTTAAAGGGGGATTAACGCTTCTACAATACCGTGACAAAACCGCCGATGATTCTTTGCGTTTAGAACAAGCCAGAAAATTACGGCAGTTATGCCACATCTACGGTGCTTTATTCATTGTTAACGATCGCGTGGATCTGGCTTTAGCTATCGATGCAGATGGAGTGCATCTGGGACAACAAGATATGCCCATTACTGTTGCTCGGCAATTACTAGGTTCCCAGCGTCTGATAGGTCTTTCTACCACCAATAAAGAAGAAATGCAAGGAGCAATTGCTGAAGGTGTAGATTACATTGGCGTGGGGCCAGTTTATGAAACTCCTACGAAAGCAGGTAAGGCAGCAACAGGCTTAGAATATGTCAGCTATGCTGCGAAAAATTGTTCAATTCCCTGGTTTGCCATTGGCGGAATCGATGCCAATAATATCAATGATGTGATCGATGCTGGAGCCAAACGTGTAGCAGTGGTGCGATCGCTCATGCAAGCTGAACAGCCTACCCTAGTAACACAATATTTGCTCTCCCAACTCAATCGCATTAAGCCAGAACTTTAA
- the thiS gene encoding sulfur carrier protein ThiS encodes MSNEITVHVNGETHSCSFQISLPNLLQELGFNPRLVAVEYNGEILHRQFWPQTKLQPGDRLEVVTIVGGG; translated from the coding sequence ATGTCTAATGAGATTACGGTTCACGTAAATGGGGAAACCCATAGCTGCTCATTTCAAATTTCTTTACCCAATTTGCTCCAAGAGTTGGGTTTTAACCCGCGCTTGGTGGCTGTGGAGTATAATGGCGAAATTTTACATCGCCAGTTTTGGCCACAAACAAAATTGCAGCCAGGCGATCGTTTAGAAGTGGTAACTATTGTTGGTGGTGGTTAG
- the blaOXA gene encoding class D beta-lactamase: MLFQMWQFLRHYRRQTVIFTILGCVAVLSVISFQTMPIVAQPASTSSERPAIKAPNFGRHFQEFGREGSILIYDSKNNRIYEHNPKRNSTAIAPASTFKIFNVLVALEIGVIPNDVAVLTWDGIHRDIDAWNHDTNLRQAFKDSTVWFYQVLARKAGYERMQQFINKVGYGNRQIGTPADIDRFWLQQPLQITPQEQIKFLQRLYQGDLPFSQRTINLVKDIMVREQTPDYTLRGKTGWLTSTKPNVGWFVGYLEQNKNVYFFATTLDMYKPEDAPIRIEITRRSLKDLGLLAHIN; encoded by the coding sequence ATCTTGTTTCAGATGTGGCAATTTCTTCGGCACTACCGAAGGCAAACTGTTATATTTACAATTCTTGGATGTGTTGCGGTATTGAGTGTAATTAGCTTCCAAACAATGCCTATTGTGGCTCAACCAGCTTCAACCTCATCTGAACGTCCTGCTATTAAAGCGCCAAATTTTGGGCGACACTTTCAAGAATTTGGGCGTGAAGGCTCAATCTTGATTTACGACTCAAAAAATAACCGCATCTATGAACACAATCCTAAACGTAATTCAACAGCGATTGCTCCAGCTTCGACATTCAAAATTTTTAACGTGCTGGTGGCATTAGAAATAGGTGTAATTCCTAATGATGTGGCGGTTCTCACTTGGGATGGAATTCATCGAGATATCGACGCTTGGAATCATGATACGAATTTGCGTCAAGCCTTTAAAGATTCAACTGTTTGGTTCTATCAAGTACTAGCGCGTAAGGCTGGATATGAACGGATGCAGCAATTTATTAACAAAGTAGGTTACGGAAATCGTCAGATTGGAACCCCCGCAGACATTGATCGTTTTTGGCTACAACAGCCATTGCAAATTACACCCCAAGAGCAAATTAAGTTTTTGCAACGGTTGTATCAAGGTGATTTACCTTTCTCCCAACGGACAATAAATCTTGTCAAAGACATTATGGTACGCGAACAAACTCCAGACTACACACTGCGTGGAAAGACGGGATGGTTAACGAGTACGAAACCAAACGTTGGTTGGTTTGTGGGTTATTTAGAACAAAACAAAAACGTCTACTTTTTCGCAACAACCCTTGATATGTATAAACCAGAGGATGCACCCATCCGCATCGAAATTACACGACGCAGCCTTAAGGATTTGGGCTTGCTAGCTCACATCAACTAA
- a CDS encoding glycosyltransferase family 4 protein, giving the protein MEHISQLTAEIRDKAAYPDILVISRIFLPKEAVIGEYMYNRCLQDPERVIVLAASCSGDKVFDEGQQFPVYRWFYPRYWHSGLVGNILKPLVNIVCSFVLAIKLYFRYHYRYIEWGHGYDFPSLLLLSYFLPIRFFIYLHGNDFLCTLHNPVLRSLFKLTLHRAEGIVCNSSYTQDYLRTAFRLDTPTYVINPIIRPEKFGNNVGSPSSLDDLRVRVRQAYNIPDSAIVILSIGRLVKHKAFDRVVDNIPLLLTFGVDVHYIICGEGPSESELKSLVHRLRVDKRVHFAGYVPERELAGYYAACDIFAMLTLLDTKPNNIEGFCMVYLEASYFGKPIIAPRLGGVLDTVQHEENGILVNPNSGYEVFQAFNRLCKDQQLREQLGRKGKELAKRRTLHRSLYKSEGKKAIL; this is encoded by the coding sequence ATGGAACATATTTCTCAACTAACAGCCGAAATCAGAGACAAAGCTGCATACCCAGATATCTTAGTCATAAGCCGGATATTCTTGCCGAAAGAAGCTGTAATTGGAGAATATATGTACAATCGTTGTCTCCAAGATCCAGAACGAGTTATTGTGCTGGCGGCTAGTTGCTCAGGAGATAAAGTATTTGATGAAGGTCAACAATTTCCAGTGTATCGCTGGTTTTATCCTAGATACTGGCATAGTGGCTTGGTAGGAAATATTCTGAAGCCTCTGGTGAATATTGTCTGCTCATTTGTGCTAGCAATCAAACTCTATTTTCGCTATCACTACCGTTATATAGAGTGGGGCCACGGCTATGATTTTCCTTCACTGTTGCTATTGAGCTATTTCTTACCTATTCGCTTTTTTATCTATTTGCACGGTAATGATTTTCTTTGTACATTACACAATCCCGTGCTGCGATCGCTATTTAAATTAACACTTCATAGAGCCGAAGGTATTGTCTGTAACAGTTCTTATACACAAGACTACCTCAGAACTGCTTTCCGATTAGATACTCCTACTTACGTTATTAACCCAATAATCAGACCAGAAAAATTTGGTAATAATGTCGGGAGTCCCAGTAGCCTTGATGATTTGCGTGTTCGCGTGCGTCAGGCATACAACATTCCCGATTCAGCAATAGTTATTCTCTCCATAGGAAGGCTAGTAAAACATAAAGCTTTCGACCGAGTGGTTGATAACATCCCACTATTGCTAACTTTCGGGGTGGATGTCCACTATATAATCTGCGGTGAAGGGCCAAGTGAATCGGAACTGAAATCTCTGGTGCATCGTTTGCGGGTAGATAAGCGCGTCCACTTTGCGGGATATGTGCCAGAGCGTGAATTAGCCGGTTATTATGCAGCTTGCGACATATTTGCCATGCTAACTTTATTAGATACTAAGCCTAATAATATAGAAGGTTTTTGTATGGTTTATTTAGAAGCAAGTTACTTCGGTAAGCCTATCATTGCCCCTCGCTTAGGCGGTGTTCTAGACACAGTTCAGCATGAAGAAAATGGGATACTGGTTAATCCCAATTCTGGTTATGAAGTATTTCAAGCTTTCAATCGGTTATGCAAAGATCAACAGCTACGTGAGCAACTTGGCCGCAAAGGTAAAGAATTAGCCAAGCGTAGAACTCTTCATCGCTCACTTTACAAATCAGAAGGGAAAAAAGCTATTTTGTGA
- a CDS encoding DUF1517 domain-containing protein produces the protein MRKKLQQISKPLLKTFLALGLMLTLVLSHADGALAARSGGRIGGGSFRAPSSRTYTPRTYAPPGGGGYYPGGGFGGGFGFPFLLPFWGIGGGFGGLFSILIFFAIANFLVQTFRRVSSGETPEADYTSNSPVSVTRLQVGLLAQARELQNELNHIAETADTNTPEGRAEILQEASLALLRHPEYFVYAGGGTQQASLNSAESQFNRLSLAERSKFNEETLSNVNNQLKAALAKEALPQAGELDNPTRLFTEGPGEYIIVTLLAATLGKFDIPTAINSADDLRQALRQIGSIPSEKLLAIEVLWTPQAENDTLTSDDVLANYPDLRLV, from the coding sequence ATGCGTAAAAAACTACAACAAATCAGCAAACCACTGTTAAAAACCTTCTTAGCGCTAGGATTGATGTTAACTTTGGTTCTTAGCCACGCCGATGGAGCATTAGCGGCCCGCAGTGGGGGTCGAATCGGTGGTGGCTCTTTTAGAGCGCCTTCCAGCCGCACCTATACACCGCGTACTTATGCACCTCCCGGCGGGGGCGGATACTATCCTGGTGGTGGTTTTGGTGGTGGTTTTGGCTTTCCCTTCCTACTTCCTTTCTGGGGTATTGGGGGAGGATTTGGTGGTCTATTTAGCATCTTAATTTTCTTTGCGATCGCTAATTTCTTAGTGCAAACTTTCCGCCGCGTCTCTAGCGGTGAAACTCCAGAAGCAGATTACACCAGTAACTCTCCTGTATCTGTAACTCGTTTGCAAGTAGGTTTGTTAGCTCAAGCCCGTGAATTGCAAAATGAACTCAACCACATTGCTGAAACTGCTGATACTAACACCCCAGAGGGAAGAGCAGAAATTTTGCAAGAAGCCAGCCTAGCTTTACTCCGCCATCCCGAATACTTTGTATATGCAGGTGGTGGTACTCAACAAGCCAGTTTAAATTCAGCTGAAAGTCAGTTTAATCGGCTGTCACTGGCAGAACGCAGCAAGTTTAACGAAGAAACTCTTTCTAACGTCAACAACCAGCTAAAAGCAGCCCTTGCCAAAGAAGCTTTACCCCAGGCTGGCGAACTAGACAACCCCACCCGCCTATTTACTGAAGGCCCAGGGGAATATATTATCGTCACCTTGTTAGCGGCGACACTAGGTAAGTTTGATATCCCTACAGCTATTAACAGTGCTGATGATTTGCGTCAAGCTTTGCGCCAAATTGGTAGTATCCCTAGCGAAAAACTTCTGGCAATTGAAGTACTTTGGACTCCGCAAGCTGAAAATGATACGCTGACATCTGATGATGTACTGGCAAATTATCCTGATTTGAGACTTGTTTAA
- a CDS encoding PIG-L deacetylase family protein, translating into MKIRNILHRFKLGLHNKWWLLNYKFRELLIQLQFYWLLYQGSQQLNINQKSVIVFSPHQDDEALGCGGLIALKREQGIPIKVVFVTDGGGSHRGHTKITRSEIVQIRREEALAALKILGVESTDIHFLDKCDGALSKMTEAEQQQTIEEMAQLLGSFQPQEVYVTHKQDRSLDHEITYQLVKAAITKAEVTVEVWQYAIWLLWKSLLFSNLKFNELVGAHRVAIHQVQSKKKQAIETYRSQYLPIDAESSAVLPPGFLWRFFLPYEIFFKSDFSRE; encoded by the coding sequence ATGAAAATAAGAAATATTCTTCACCGCTTCAAGTTAGGTCTGCATAATAAGTGGTGGTTGTTGAATTACAAATTTCGAGAACTACTGATTCAACTACAGTTCTACTGGCTCCTATATCAAGGTAGTCAACAACTAAATATTAACCAGAAATCAGTAATTGTATTTTCTCCTCACCAAGATGATGAAGCACTAGGTTGTGGGGGTCTGATTGCACTCAAGCGAGAACAAGGGATACCAATTAAAGTTGTTTTTGTTACAGATGGAGGAGGTTCTCATCGAGGTCATACCAAGATTACACGTTCAGAAATTGTTCAGATTCGTAGAGAAGAAGCGCTAGCAGCTTTAAAAATTTTAGGTGTGGAATCAACAGATATTCACTTTCTTGATAAATGTGATGGCGCATTATCCAAAATGACAGAAGCTGAACAACAGCAAACAATTGAAGAAATGGCCCAATTATTAGGTAGTTTTCAACCACAAGAGGTGTACGTTACTCACAAACAAGATCGCAGTCTAGATCATGAAATTACTTATCAATTGGTTAAAGCTGCTATTACTAAAGCAGAAGTAACAGTAGAGGTATGGCAATATGCTATATGGTTGCTTTGGAAGTCTTTATTGTTTAGCAACCTGAAGTTTAATGAATTGGTAGGCGCTCATCGAGTTGCAATTCATCAAGTGCAATCTAAGAAAAAACAGGCTATTGAAACCTACCGTTCCCAATATTTACCTATAGATGCTGAATCGAGTGCTGTACTTCCCCCTGGTTTCCTCTGGCGGTTTTTCTTGCCTTATGAGATTTTTTTCAAATCAGACTTTAGTCGGGAATAA
- a CDS encoding calcium-binding protein, with protein sequence MPNVEADENREHRIKTEIIVDAEDKEDRAMGWYYYLEETLNFPFMAKWTKKGRKSGSTEEKQVEVLGMAPDDECLKDMFVEVAYINGKDDDVYSAKLSEIVAIDTDSETQEAIADWLYWIARGYKF encoded by the coding sequence ATGCCTAATGTTGAAGCCGACGAAAACCGAGAGCATCGCATTAAAACAGAGATCATTGTAGATGCTGAAGACAAAGAAGACCGGGCTATGGGTTGGTACTACTACCTCGAAGAGACTCTGAATTTTCCCTTTATGGCTAAATGGACTAAGAAGGGACGCAAATCGGGTTCTACTGAGGAGAAACAAGTGGAAGTGCTGGGAATGGCCCCAGATGATGAGTGCTTAAAAGATATGTTTGTCGAAGTAGCTTACATTAATGGTAAAGATGATGATGTGTATTCTGCAAAGTTATCTGAAATAGTAGCCATTGATACTGACAGCGAAACTCAAGAAGCGATCGCTGACTGGCTCTATTGGATTGCCAGAGGATACAAGTTTTAA
- a CDS encoding sugar O-acetyltransferase produces MEKSEKQKMLAGELYLAEDPELAAENKRASRLLRRYNSTTEEQQDQRQQILQELFGKIGDKVSIVPPFHCDYGSNIFVGDKLYMNYGCVILDCNPVHIGENVLCAPYVQIYTAYHPTEPEIRLSGRELAAPINIGNNVWIGGSAIICPGVTIGDNTTIGAGSVVVKDIPENVVAAGNPCRVIRYLS; encoded by the coding sequence ATGGAAAAAAGTGAAAAACAGAAAATGCTCGCAGGCGAATTATATCTGGCGGAAGATCCAGAATTGGCTGCCGAAAATAAACGAGCTAGTCGTCTGTTGCGAAGGTACAATTCTACAACTGAAGAACAGCAAGATCAACGGCAGCAAATTTTGCAAGAGTTATTTGGAAAGATAGGTGACAAAGTATCAATTGTGCCACCCTTTCACTGTGACTATGGTAGTAATATTTTTGTCGGCGACAAATTGTATATGAACTATGGCTGTGTAATTTTAGACTGCAATCCAGTTCACATTGGTGAAAATGTCCTATGCGCTCCTTATGTACAAATTTATACAGCTTATCATCCTACAGAGCCAGAAATTCGCCTTTCTGGTAGAGAATTAGCTGCCCCAATAAACATTGGTAATAATGTCTGGATTGGTGGCAGTGCAATTATTTGTCCAGGTGTCACGATTGGTGATAATACAACCATTGGTGCTGGCAGTGTAGTTGTCAAAGATATACCTGAGAATGTTGTCGCTGCTGGTAATCCCTGCCGCGTCATTCGATATTTATCCTAG
- a CDS encoding diguanylate cyclase translates to MFARKILVVEDEKIIASNIRKSLQKLGYSVSETTKSGEEAIKKVAETHPHLVLIDICLAGEIDGVNVADIIQNHFHVPVVYLTEYSEYKALYENQLSEPFSYIVKPFIESDLHFAIEMALYKHQSKKILYEEKQRLAAIINSMSSAVIVTYANGCIQMMNPTAEKITGWKESEAFGKDLVEVVNLVDKDVGEKIENLAADVIKTGEILDLPENCILITKDGKEIAIGDNVAPIRDRNGNITGAVLVFQDITKRKHTEAQLIRNAFYDGLTALPNRVLFLDRLRQTIERSKRRSDYYFAVLFLDLDGFKEINDRFGHGIGDDFLVAIARRLESCLRGGDTVARFGGDEFTVLLEDIKDITDATNVAKRIQESLRSPLYLNGYELSTTASIGIAWNFSSYEEPATLLRDADIAMYRAKRQGKATYAIFS, encoded by the coding sequence ATGTTCGCCCGCAAAATCCTAGTTGTTGAGGATGAAAAAATCATAGCCTCAAATATTAGAAAAAGTTTACAAAAATTAGGTTATTCCGTATCAGAAACCACTAAATCTGGTGAAGAAGCAATAAAAAAGGTAGCAGAAACTCATCCACATTTAGTATTAATTGATATCTGCCTAGCTGGGGAAATTGACGGTGTGAACGTAGCAGACATCATCCAGAATCACTTCCATGTGCCTGTAGTATATTTAACAGAGTATTCAGAATATAAAGCATTATATGAAAACCAGCTAAGTGAGCCTTTTAGTTACATAGTCAAACCATTTATTGAAAGTGATTTACATTTTGCGATTGAAATGGCTCTATACAAACATCAAAGCAAAAAAATATTATACGAAGAGAAACAAAGGCTGGCAGCAATTATTAATAGTATGAGCAGTGCAGTGATTGTGACTTATGCTAATGGTTGTATTCAAATGATGAATCCTACAGCAGAAAAAATCACGGGCTGGAAGGAAAGTGAAGCGTTCGGTAAAGATTTAGTAGAAGTAGTTAACTTAGTTGACAAAGATGTAGGAGAAAAAATTGAAAATTTAGCCGCAGATGTAATCAAAACAGGTGAAATTTTGGATTTACCAGAAAACTGTATACTGATTACCAAAGATGGCAAAGAGATAGCGATTGGGGATAATGTTGCACCCATCCGTGATCGCAATGGTAATATTACTGGTGCAGTTTTAGTGTTTCAAGATATCACCAAACGTAAGCACACAGAGGCACAACTGATCCGTAATGCGTTTTATGATGGGCTGACAGCATTACCAAATCGTGTTTTATTTCTAGACAGGCTCAGACAAACAATTGAGCGCAGCAAACGCAGAAGCGATTATTATTTTGCAGTTTTATTTTTGGATTTAGATGGTTTCAAAGAGATTAACGATCGCTTTGGGCATGGAATAGGGGATGATTTTTTAGTAGCGATCGCTAGACGTTTAGAGTCGTGCTTACGTGGTGGTGATACTGTAGCGCGATTTGGTGGTGATGAGTTTACAGTTCTTTTAGAGGATATTAAAGACATTACCGATGCTACCAATGTTGCAAAACGGATTCAAGAATCCTTGCGATCGCCACTTTATCTGAATGGATATGAATTATCTACTACAGCTAGTATTGGTATTGCTTGGAATTTTAGTAGTTATGAGGAACCTGCAACTCTGCTACGGGATGCTGATATTGCGATGTACAGAGCTAAACGGCAAGGAAAAGCGACTTATGCCATATTTAGTTAA
- the folB gene encoding dihydroneopterin aldolase, giving the protein MDCIHLTGIRGYGYTGYLPEEQVLGQWFEVDVRLWLDISTAAKTDAIEDTLDYRSVISLIQHLVKTSKFALVEKLVATIADSILQECDRVTQVQVILSKPAAPIPDFGGKISIELTKSKSNL; this is encoded by the coding sequence ATGGACTGCATTCATTTAACGGGAATTCGCGGCTATGGCTACACTGGGTATTTACCAGAAGAACAGGTACTAGGACAATGGTTTGAGGTGGATGTGAGGTTATGGTTGGATATCTCCACAGCGGCCAAAACTGACGCGATCGAAGACACTTTAGATTATCGCAGCGTCATTAGCTTGATACAACATCTGGTCAAAACGTCTAAGTTTGCTTTGGTGGAGAAATTGGTAGCAACGATCGCAGATTCTATTCTCCAAGAGTGCGATCGTGTAACACAAGTCCAAGTCATTCTGAGCAAACCTGCTGCGCCTATTCCTGATTTTGGTGGCAAAATTAGCATTGAACTTACTAAAAGTAAGTCTAATCTCTAA
- the menD gene encoding 2-succinyl-5-enolpyruvyl-6-hydroxy-3-cyclohexene-1-carboxylic-acid synthase, whose amino-acid sequence MFDLMPIAYRNVNQLWAYILTETLKRLGLTCAIICPGSRSTPLAVAFAQQAPEIEAISILDERSAAFFALGQAQTISRPVVLVCTSGTAGANFYSAVIEASYSRVPLLVLTTDRPPELRDCHSGQTVDQLRLYGNYPNWQTELALPSADMGMLAYLRQTVIHSWERAQTPTKGPVHLNIPFRDPLAPLPDGTDLSYLRSQFHPEDFFAGITSTTQFPIPHSLFPIPKEWKECDRGVIIAGVAQPQQPEEYCRAIAQLSQTLKWPVLAEGLSPVRNYAELNPYLISTYDLILRNQQLAKQLAPEMVIQVGEMPTSKELRTWIDATQPRRWIIDPSDQNLDPLHGRATHLRISVEDIKAEEINLSFSSDYLQQWCDAETKVRLAVDQTMGKIDEIIESKAAWLISQILPPGTPLFIANSMPVRDVEYFWKPNNLGVRSHFNRGANGIDGTLSTALGIAYRQQSSVMLTGDLALLHDTNGFLIRNKFVGHLTIVLINNNGGGIFEMLPIAKFDPPFEEFFGTPQDIDFAQLCATYNVEYELITSWQQLQQRLNSLPATGIRVLELRTNRKTDAKWRQDNLRIFATDIVI is encoded by the coding sequence ATGTTTGATTTAATGCCGATCGCTTATAGGAATGTTAATCAACTTTGGGCTTACATTTTAACAGAGACCCTAAAGCGGTTGGGATTGACTTGTGCCATCATTTGTCCTGGCTCGCGCTCCACACCCTTAGCAGTAGCCTTTGCTCAACAAGCACCTGAGATTGAAGCGATTTCCATTCTCGATGAACGTTCCGCCGCCTTTTTCGCCTTGGGGCAAGCTCAAACAATCAGTCGCCCTGTAGTACTAGTTTGTACCTCTGGTACAGCAGGAGCCAATTTTTATTCAGCAGTCATTGAAGCCTCATATAGTCGCGTACCACTGTTGGTATTAACCACCGATAGACCGCCAGAATTGCGAGATTGTCACTCTGGGCAAACTGTAGATCAATTGAGATTATATGGAAACTACCCAAATTGGCAAACGGAGTTAGCCTTACCCTCTGCTGATATGGGAATGCTAGCTTATCTGCGACAAACAGTAATTCATAGCTGGGAAAGGGCGCAAACTCCTACAAAGGGGCCAGTACATTTGAATATTCCCTTTCGCGATCCCTTAGCGCCTCTTCCTGATGGAACTGATTTGAGCTATTTGCGATCGCAGTTTCACCCAGAAGACTTTTTTGCAGGAATAACAAGCACTACCCAATTCCCCATTCCCCATTCCCTATTCCCTATTCCCAAAGAATGGAAAGAATGCGATCGCGGCGTTATTATTGCAGGTGTTGCCCAACCACAGCAACCAGAAGAGTATTGTAGAGCGATCGCGCAACTTTCCCAAACTCTCAAATGGCCCGTGCTAGCAGAGGGACTTTCCCCAGTCAGAAATTATGCCGAACTCAACCCTTATTTGATTTCCACTTACGACCTGATTTTGCGAAATCAGCAACTAGCAAAACAGCTAGCGCCCGAAATGGTGATTCAGGTAGGAGAAATGCCTACAAGTAAAGAACTACGTACATGGATAGATGCAACCCAACCGCGACGCTGGATAATTGACCCTAGTGACCAAAACCTCGACCCTTTGCATGGGAGAGCAACACATTTACGGATATCTGTAGAAGATATAAAAGCAGAGGAGATAAATCTATCTTTCTCCTCAGACTATTTGCAGCAATGGTGTGATGCGGAAACTAAGGTCAGGTTAGCTGTTGACCAGACGATGGGGAAGATAGATGAAATAATTGAGAGTAAAGCAGCTTGGTTAATTTCTCAGATTTTACCGCCAGGAACGCCACTGTTTATTGCCAATAGTATGCCTGTGCGGGATGTGGAGTATTTCTGGAAGCCGAATAACTTAGGAGTGCGATCGCACTTTAACCGGGGTGCAAATGGCATCGATGGCACATTATCCACAGCTTTAGGAATTGCCTATCGCCAGCAAAGTAGTGTGATGCTAACGGGAGATTTAGCGCTGTTACATGACACCAATGGTTTTTTAATCCGCAATAAATTTGTCGGACATCTCACAATTGTGTTAATCAATAACAATGGCGGTGGGATTTTTGAAATGTTACCCATTGCCAAGTTTGACCCGCCATTTGAAGAGTTTTTTGGTACTCCCCAGGATATCGATTTTGCTCAGTTGTGCGCTACTTATAATGTCGAGTATGAATTGATTACTTCTTGGCAGCAGTTGCAGCAAAGATTAAACTCGCTACCAGCTACAGGAATTCGGGTTTTAGAGTTGCGGACAAATCGTAAAACCGATGCTAAGTGGCGACAGGATAATTTAAGGATATTTGCCACAGATATTGTGATTTAA
- a CDS encoding IS4 family transposase produces the protein MIINSFPKIVKDILKSLPKNDYPVLNSRLFFECWLSYALDNSLTSMRDLFNRLNNNCFEVDISTFSKANLHRSQKPFQEIYQKLNELVQKKVQKKLHNKYAICPIDSTIITLTSKLLWVLGHHQVKLFSSLNLSTGSPEDNFINFGHDHDYKFGSKMMSSLPINAVGVMDRGFAGLKFIQELVQENKYFVLRIKNNWKLEFDGSNGLVKVGASDDAQAYRVINFCDLETKTEFRLVTNLPESGDAAVHDDEIRDIYRLRWGVELLWKFLKMHLKLDKLITKNVNGITIQIYVSLIAYLILQLLSIPEQWGHTLLDKFRYLQSCMCQKISYVHWFEEMMFC, from the coding sequence GTGATTATAAATTCATTTCCCAAAATTGTCAAAGATATACTGAAAAGCCTGCCAAAAAACGATTATCCAGTATTGAACAGTCGTCTGTTTTTTGAGTGCTGGCTATCCTATGCCCTGGATAACAGCTTAACAAGTATGCGAGATTTGTTTAACAGATTAAATAACAATTGTTTTGAGGTAGATATTTCTACTTTCTCTAAAGCAAATTTACATCGAAGCCAAAAACCTTTTCAAGAGATTTACCAAAAATTAAATGAATTAGTACAGAAGAAAGTTCAAAAAAAGTTACACAATAAATATGCAATTTGTCCAATAGATTCAACAATTATTACTCTCACAAGTAAATTGTTATGGGTACTAGGTCATCATCAAGTCAAGCTGTTTAGTTCCTTAAATCTCTCCACAGGAAGCCCAGAAGATAACTTCATCAATTTTGGACATGACCATGATTATAAATTTGGTTCCAAAATGATGTCTAGTCTCCCAATAAATGCTGTTGGAGTAATGGATAGGGGTTTTGCTGGATTAAAATTTATCCAAGAATTAGTACAAGAAAACAAATATTTTGTTTTGCGGATAAAAAACAATTGGAAACTAGAATTTGATGGCTCAAATGGATTGGTCAAAGTTGGTGCATCTGATGATGCTCAAGCTTATAGAGTAATTAATTTCTGTGATTTAGAGACAAAAACCGAGTTTCGCTTAGTGACTAATTTACCAGAGTCGGGAGATGCAGCTGTTCATGATGATGAAATTAGGGATATTTATCGATTACGTTGGGGAGTTGAATTGTTGTGGAAGTTTTTAAAGATGCACTTAAAACTTGACAAACTCATTACCAAAAACGTCAATGGTATTACCATACAAATTTACGTGAGCTTGATAGCCTATCTGATTTTACAGCTTTTATCTATTCCCGAACAATGGGGACATACACTATTAGATAAATTCCGCTATCTTCAATCTTGTATGTGTCAGAAAATCAGCTATGTTCATTGGTTTGAGGAGATGATGTTTTGCTGA